In Nocardioides cavernae, a single genomic region encodes these proteins:
- a CDS encoding LCP family protein: MPSVPPPGSHQQRFTTVDRAQRVRFRRAVTLMLMTLFLPGSAQLVSGNRRVGRIALWTWLTLAVVGVLAVVTSYFWHGLAFWAGTSTVLLQVLRLGLIALAVGWAYLFVDAWRLGQPLTLQRQHRLAIVGVNGFLCFSVAGALLFGAHVVSVQRDFMISMFGTGEAVGAHHGRYNVLLMGGDAGAGRWGLRPDSMTVASIDAETGKAVLISLPRNMQNFPFPEGSVMEKQFPDGFDEEGMYLNGLATWALDHASLFKGSENPGVDATIEGVEGITGLKMNYWAMVNLEGFKDLVDAVGGVELNVRQRIPVGLPSDSFFRYIEPGTRTLNGMDTLWFARARHDSDDYSRMARQKCVMSAMLQQVSPQVALRNFEKIAGAGSAMVSTNVPRGEVDRFVDLAIKAKSQKIASLSLVPPMVNTANPDIDLVHAKVEAAIAKAEGRTPEEPVETAEAAPADTESTESTDTTEDEATAGAADEATDQGAASTPPAPAPSTPPAVTGGSLGSLSTGYAANQSEDVGAVC, from the coding sequence ATGCCGTCCGTCCCGCCCCCCGGGTCGCACCAGCAGCGGTTCACCACGGTCGACCGCGCCCAGCGCGTCCGGTTCCGCCGTGCGGTGACGCTGATGCTGATGACCCTGTTCCTCCCGGGATCGGCCCAGCTGGTGTCCGGAAACCGCAGGGTGGGCCGCATCGCGCTGTGGACCTGGCTCACGCTGGCCGTCGTCGGCGTGCTCGCGGTCGTGACGTCGTACTTCTGGCACGGGCTCGCGTTCTGGGCCGGCACCAGCACGGTCCTGCTGCAGGTCCTGCGCCTGGGCCTGATCGCGCTCGCCGTCGGCTGGGCCTACCTCTTCGTCGACGCCTGGCGCCTCGGCCAGCCCCTGACCCTGCAGCGCCAGCACCGGCTCGCGATCGTGGGCGTCAACGGCTTCCTCTGCTTCAGCGTCGCCGGCGCGCTGCTCTTCGGCGCCCACGTCGTCAGCGTCCAGCGCGACTTCATGATCTCGATGTTCGGCACCGGCGAGGCGGTCGGCGCCCACCACGGCCGCTACAACGTGCTGCTCATGGGCGGCGACGCGGGAGCCGGCCGGTGGGGCCTGCGGCCCGACTCGATGACCGTGGCGAGCATCGACGCCGAGACCGGCAAGGCGGTGCTGATCTCGCTGCCGCGCAACATGCAGAACTTCCCGTTCCCCGAGGGATCGGTGATGGAGAAGCAGTTCCCCGACGGCTTCGACGAGGAGGGGATGTACCTCAACGGGCTCGCCACCTGGGCGCTCGACCACGCCTCGCTGTTCAAGGGGTCGGAGAACCCCGGCGTCGACGCGACCATCGAGGGCGTCGAGGGCATCACTGGCCTGAAGATGAACTACTGGGCGATGGTCAACCTCGAGGGCTTCAAGGACCTCGTCGACGCCGTCGGCGGGGTGGAGCTCAACGTGCGCCAGCGGATCCCCGTCGGCCTGCCGAGCGACTCGTTCTTCCGCTACATCGAGCCCGGCACGCGCACCCTCAACGGCATGGACACGCTGTGGTTCGCCCGCGCGCGGCACGACTCCGACGACTACTCCCGCATGGCGCGCCAGAAGTGCGTGATGAGCGCGATGCTGCAGCAGGTCAGCCCGCAGGTGGCGCTGCGCAACTTCGAGAAGATCGCCGGCGCCGGTTCGGCCATGGTCTCCACCAACGTCCCGCGCGGTGAGGTCGACCGCTTCGTCGACCTCGCGATCAAGGCCAAGAGCCAGAAGATCGCGTCGCTGTCGCTCGTGCCGCCCATGGTCAACACCGCGAACCCCGACATCGACCTGGTCCACGCCAAGGTCGAGGCGGCCATCGCGAAGGCAGAGGGTCGTACGCCCGAGGAGCCCGTCGAGACCGCCGAGGCCGCGCCGGCGGACACCGAGTCCACGGAGTCCACCGACACCACGGAGGACGAGGCGACAGCGGGCGCCGCCGACGAGGCAACCGACCAGGGTGCTGCCTCGACGCCGCCCGCCCCGGCGCCCAGCACGCCCCCGGCCGTCACCGGCGGGTCGCTCGGCTCGCTGTCCACCGGCTACGCCGCCAACCAGTCGGAGGACGTCGGCGCGGTTTGTTGA
- a CDS encoding acyl-CoA thioesterase: protein MSDGRPTSYSRVSLGIMAHSSEANLLGNVHGGEIMKLADSTAGAVAHRHSGGPAVTAAMDEMTFLAPVHVGDIIKTYSQVNWAGRSSMEIGVRVEAQPWGNASDEPVHVASAYFVFVAIDEEGHPRPVPPLETETTGDVRRQREAEIRRAHRLARKTEIDQGREE from the coding sequence ATGAGCGATGGGCGACCCACGTCGTACAGCCGGGTGAGCCTGGGGATCATGGCCCACTCGAGCGAGGCCAACCTGCTGGGCAACGTCCACGGCGGCGAGATCATGAAGCTCGCGGACTCCACGGCGGGCGCCGTGGCGCACCGGCACAGCGGCGGGCCGGCGGTCACCGCGGCGATGGACGAGATGACCTTCCTCGCGCCGGTCCACGTCGGCGACATCATCAAGACCTACTCCCAGGTCAACTGGGCCGGGCGCTCGTCGATGGAGATCGGCGTGCGCGTGGAGGCGCAGCCCTGGGGCAACGCGAGCGACGAGCCGGTGCACGTCGCCAGCGCCTACTTCGTCTTCGTCGCCATCGACGAGGAGGGGCACCCGCGCCCCGTGCCGCCGCTGGAGACCGAGACCACGGGTGACGTACGACGTCAGCGCGAGGCCGAGATCCGCCGCGCGCACCGGCTGGCGCGCAAGACGGAGATCGACCAGGGCCGCGAGGAGTGA
- a CDS encoding DUF1707 SHOCT-like domain-containing protein: protein MRIADSDRERAMGELAMHYADGRLEHEEYDERLDAIWTARTRADLAVLFSDLPRPQAAQPARTPVRAPGRPGWRSRFPLLPVLAVLIVLSVIADAPLFLLIFPLMWFAHRRRGPWAPPPPGRADYRRHGRPHGR, encoded by the coding sequence ATGCGGATCGCCGACAGCGACCGGGAGCGCGCGATGGGCGAGCTCGCGATGCACTACGCCGACGGGCGCCTCGAGCACGAGGAGTACGACGAGCGGCTGGACGCCATCTGGACGGCCCGGACGCGCGCCGACCTGGCGGTGCTGTTCAGCGACCTGCCCCGCCCCCAGGCCGCGCAGCCCGCACGCACGCCCGTCCGTGCACCGGGCCGACCCGGTTGGCGGTCGAGGTTCCCGCTGCTGCCGGTGCTCGCCGTCCTGATCGTCCTCAGCGTGATCGCTGACGCGCCGTTGTTCCTGCTGATCTTCCCGCTGATGTGGTTCGCGCACCGCCGTCGCGGTCCGTGGGCGCCGCCCCCGCCGGGCCGCGCCGACTACCGGCGCCACGGGCGCCCGCACGGCCGCTAG
- a CDS encoding GNAT family N-acetyltransferase: MTDWRHIRTERLWLDEPVQDDLGDLHRIHADPASWAHFPQGRHLDLARTQQSLDASEVDWAHGLGYWCVRDSAAGPVIGMAGCAVVAGQPWWNLYYRFESSVRGRGYAAEAAGAALEAAHDVVPDRPVLAYLLDINVASRRTAEKSGLTLVWSGPDAGNDDPDAIRLVYLDREPDAAIRAAMDERFTPGPTV; encoded by the coding sequence GTGACCGACTGGCGCCATATCCGGACCGAGCGGCTGTGGCTGGACGAGCCGGTGCAGGACGACCTGGGTGACCTCCACCGCATCCACGCCGACCCGGCGAGCTGGGCGCACTTCCCGCAGGGACGCCACCTCGACCTCGCCCGGACGCAGCAGTCGCTCGACGCGAGCGAGGTCGACTGGGCGCACGGTCTCGGCTACTGGTGCGTCCGGGACTCGGCGGCCGGTCCGGTGATCGGGATGGCCGGGTGCGCCGTCGTGGCGGGTCAGCCCTGGTGGAACCTCTACTACCGCTTCGAGTCGTCCGTGCGCGGCCGCGGCTATGCCGCTGAGGCGGCCGGCGCCGCGTTGGAGGCCGCCCACGACGTGGTCCCCGACCGACCGGTGCTGGCCTACCTGCTCGACATCAACGTCGCCTCGCGTCGTACGGCGGAGAAGTCCGGCCTGACCCTCGTGTGGAGCGGGCCGGACGCCGGCAACGACGACCCCGACGCGATCCGGCTGGTCTACCTCGATCGGGAGCCCGACGCCGCGATCCGCGCGGCCATGGACGAGCGCTTCACTCCGGGGCCGACAGTCTGA
- a CDS encoding YcnI family copper-binding membrane protein yields the protein MSIRTFARLGAFPAATAAIALSLAAPASAHVTATPSTAAAGAYTVVTFSVGHGCEGSPTTKIEIQVPESVLSVTPSRNPFYDVEKTIEKLDEPVADAHGNEVTERTASIVYTASTPLPDGERDAFELSFQLPDAEGETLSFPTIQTCQKGETGWTEVPAEGQDPEELESPAPAFEIVAAEAGGHGDDAAAEPAADAADEADEAGDTDASAEEPADDAGDSSSALGWAGLVAGLLGLAAGGLALARTRSSS from the coding sequence ATGTCCATCCGTACGTTCGCGCGCCTCGGCGCCTTCCCGGCCGCAACCGCCGCCATCGCCCTCTCGCTCGCCGCCCCGGCGAGCGCGCACGTCACCGCCACGCCGTCGACGGCCGCGGCCGGCGCCTACACCGTCGTCACGTTCAGCGTCGGCCACGGCTGCGAGGGCTCGCCCACCACGAAGATCGAGATCCAGGTCCCGGAGTCGGTGCTCTCGGTGACCCCGAGCCGCAACCCCTTCTACGACGTCGAGAAGACGATCGAGAAGCTCGACGAGCCGGTGGCCGACGCCCACGGCAACGAGGTGACCGAGCGCACCGCGTCGATCGTCTACACCGCCAGCACGCCGCTGCCCGACGGCGAGCGCGACGCCTTCGAGCTGTCCTTCCAGCTGCCCGACGCCGAGGGCGAGACACTGAGCTTCCCCACGATCCAGACCTGCCAGAAGGGCGAGACCGGCTGGACCGAGGTCCCGGCCGAGGGCCAGGACCCCGAAGAGCTCGAGAGCCCCGCACCGGCGTTCGAGATCGTGGCGGCCGAGGCCGGCGGCCACGGGGACGACGCAGCCGCCGAGCCGGCCGCGGACGCAGCAGACGAGGCGGATGAGGCGGGCGACACCGACGCGTCCGCCGAGGAGCCGGCCGACGACGCGGGCGACTCCTCCTCGGCCCTCGGGTGGGCCGGTCTCGTGGCAGGCCTGCTCGGCCTGGCTGCCGGCGGTCTCGCCCTGGCCCGGACCCGCTCGTCGTCGTGA
- a CDS encoding PadR family transcriptional regulator: MGHQWPGADWPENNDDNTSNAGGDRGERDYRRPAGNDWTSWGQALSGGGGRGRRAGGPPPWLGEIFGNAFAPQRPPQRGPRVRRGDVRTAIIDVLHRARKADESINGYQVIQEIAELSNGEWRPSPGSVYPTIQQLQDEGLVESDDERGRRTIRLTDSGAAWAEENGTDLAAVWAPFARTEEVPSDQPSGHADIKSEIGQVVSAVWQLATQGSEQQKKAALDVLVDTRRRLYGILADGRDGER; the protein is encoded by the coding sequence ATGGGACACCAATGGCCCGGGGCCGACTGGCCCGAGAACAACGACGACAACACGAGCAACGCCGGCGGCGACCGGGGCGAGCGCGACTACCGCCGCCCGGCCGGCAACGACTGGACCAGCTGGGGCCAGGCCCTCTCCGGTGGCGGCGGCCGCGGCCGCCGTGCCGGCGGTCCTCCGCCGTGGCTCGGCGAGATCTTCGGCAACGCGTTCGCCCCGCAGCGCCCGCCGCAGCGCGGCCCGCGGGTGCGCCGCGGTGACGTGCGCACCGCGATCATCGACGTGCTGCACCGCGCCCGGAAGGCCGACGAGTCGATCAACGGCTACCAGGTGATCCAGGAGATCGCCGAGCTCAGCAACGGCGAGTGGCGCCCCTCCCCCGGCTCGGTCTATCCGACCATCCAGCAGCTGCAGGACGAGGGCCTCGTGGAGTCCGACGACGAGCGCGGGCGTCGCACGATCCGGCTCACCGACTCGGGCGCCGCCTGGGCCGAGGAGAACGGCACCGACCTCGCCGCCGTGTGGGCGCCCTTCGCCCGCACCGAGGAGGTCCCCTCGGACCAGCCGTCCGGCCACGCTGACATCAAGAGCGAGATCGGGCAGGTCGTCAGCGCGGTCTGGCAGCTCGCCACCCAGGGTTCGGAGCAGCAGAAGAAGGCCGCCCTCGACGTGCTCGTCGACACCCGCCGCCGGCTCTACGGCATCCTCGCGGACGGACGGGACGGCGAGCGATGA
- a CDS encoding LCP family protein, giving the protein MADRPQGSGVPEKGTPEYDWLYGSQSKSPPSDATQRVEAQQSQGGRSDETRVMPVARREARGSGGQPPAPARTPAPAPPPRPKKTKKRGRRLGLGLIPLVLILLLVYLLGVPLYHWTKIDKVDAAPSGDRPGDQPGTNYLIVGSDKADDLTDEQRKALQTGERGGTNTDTIIVLHTGSGGRTMMSIPRDTLVDVPDGGTQMINAAFASGGAPLLVQRVEALTGIHIDHYVELGFGSVINTVDAFGGVEICPKQDMKDPMARLDIKKGCQEVDGQTALAYSRSRHVTALSDLDRVARQREVISAIGDEALSPWTFVNPVRYWQINDAATGAIRIDEDMNPFDLGRFALAMTGESQTCTMPNLPAPSDPNRIVADPDRAPALFNAIIDDSTVPKNACTPTGRARQ; this is encoded by the coding sequence ATGGCTGATCGTCCGCAGGGCTCCGGGGTGCCCGAGAAGGGAACACCCGAGTACGACTGGCTCTACGGGAGCCAGTCCAAGAGCCCGCCGAGCGACGCCACGCAGCGCGTCGAGGCGCAGCAGTCCCAGGGCGGCCGCTCCGACGAGACCCGGGTGATGCCGGTCGCCCGTCGCGAGGCACGCGGCTCGGGCGGCCAGCCGCCCGCCCCTGCACGTACGCCGGCGCCGGCCCCGCCGCCGCGGCCGAAGAAGACGAAGAAGCGCGGCCGGCGTCTCGGCCTCGGCCTGATCCCCCTCGTGCTGATCCTGCTGCTCGTCTACCTCCTGGGCGTCCCGCTCTACCACTGGACGAAGATCGACAAGGTCGACGCCGCGCCCAGTGGCGACCGCCCCGGCGACCAGCCCGGCACCAACTACCTCATCGTCGGCTCCGACAAGGCCGACGACCTCACCGACGAGCAGCGCAAGGCGCTGCAGACCGGCGAGCGCGGCGGCACCAACACCGACACGATCATCGTGCTCCACACCGGCTCCGGCGGCCGCACGATGATGTCGATCCCCCGCGACACCCTCGTCGACGTCCCCGACGGTGGCACGCAGATGATCAACGCCGCCTTCGCGAGCGGCGGCGCCCCCCTGCTTGTCCAGCGGGTGGAGGCGCTGACCGGCATCCACATCGACCACTACGTCGAGCTCGGGTTCGGCAGCGTCATCAACACCGTCGACGCGTTCGGCGGGGTGGAGATCTGCCCGAAGCAGGACATGAAGGACCCGATGGCGCGCCTCGACATCAAGAAGGGCTGCCAGGAGGTCGACGGCCAGACCGCGCTGGCGTACTCGCGCTCGCGCCACGTGACGGCGCTCAGCGACCTCGACCGCGTGGCCCGCCAGCGCGAGGTCATCAGCGCGATCGGCGACGAGGCGCTCTCGCCGTGGACCTTCGTGAACCCTGTGCGCTACTGGCAGATCAACGACGCCGCGACCGGCGCCATCCGCATCGACGAGGACATGAACCCCTTCGACCTCGGTAGGTTCGCCCTCGCCATGACGGGTGAGAGCCAGACCTGCACGATGCCCAACCTGCCGGCGCCGAGCGACCCCAACCGGATCGTCGCCGATCCCGACCGGGCACCCGCGCTGTTCAACGCGATCATCGACGACTCCACGGTGCCGAAGAACGCCTGCACGCCGACGGGCCGCGCTCGCCAGTAG